A window from Exiguobacterium marinum DSM 16307 encodes these proteins:
- the queA gene encoding tRNA preQ1(34) S-adenosylmethionine ribosyltransferase-isomerase QueA, giving the protein MQDIQLNVNDYDFELPEELIAQVPLLDRTSSRLLVLDRETGDIEHRHFRDVLDYLNEGDALVVNDSRVLPARLFGAKQETGGKVELLLLKQTEDDVWEALVKPAKKVRIGAIVEFGDGLLRAECVEELPEGGRRFKFDYDGIFYEILDELGTMPLPPYIREQLDDQDRYQTVYARERGSAAAPTAGLHFTEELLEAAKGKGVRLIPLTLHVGLGTFRPVTADSIEEHTMHSEYFELSAESATALQDVRAQGGRIFAVGTTSTRTLETIMRDHGDFVESSGWTDIFIYPGVELKAIDGLITNFHLPKSTLVMLVSAFATRDIILHAYRTAVAERYRFFSFGDAMLITRKEVTK; this is encoded by the coding sequence ATGCAAGATATTCAATTAAACGTAAACGATTATGATTTTGAATTACCGGAAGAGTTGATCGCACAAGTCCCGTTACTCGATCGAACAAGCTCACGACTGCTCGTATTGGACCGTGAGACAGGAGACATCGAGCATCGTCATTTCCGTGACGTGCTCGATTACTTGAACGAGGGGGATGCGCTCGTCGTCAACGATTCACGCGTCTTACCGGCACGTCTTTTCGGTGCGAAACAAGAGACGGGTGGGAAAGTCGAACTGCTCTTATTGAAGCAGACGGAAGACGATGTGTGGGAAGCACTCGTCAAACCTGCAAAAAAAGTACGCATCGGTGCCATCGTCGAGTTCGGCGACGGACTTCTCCGCGCAGAATGCGTCGAGGAGCTCCCGGAAGGAGGACGTCGTTTCAAGTTTGACTACGACGGGATCTTCTATGAAATTTTAGACGAGCTCGGTACAATGCCGCTCCCGCCGTATATTCGCGAACAACTCGACGACCAGGACCGATACCAAACGGTCTATGCACGAGAACGTGGAAGTGCAGCGGCACCGACAGCAGGCCTTCATTTCACAGAAGAATTACTCGAGGCAGCCAAAGGGAAAGGCGTTCGGTTGATTCCACTCACACTTCACGTCGGCCTCGGTACGTTCCGTCCGGTGACGGCTGATTCCATCGAGGAACATACGATGCATAGTGAATATTTTGAGTTGTCAGCAGAGTCCGCAACAGCGCTCCAAGATGTTCGAGCTCAAGGTGGTCGCATCTTTGCGGTCGGAACGACGTCGACGCGGACGCTCGAGACCATCATGCGAGACCATGGGGACTTCGTCGAGTCATCGGGCTGGACGGATATCTTTATTTACCCTGGTGTCGAGTTGAAGGCAATCGATGGATTGATCACGAACTTCCATCTTCCAAAATCGACACTCGTCATGCTCGTCTCGGCGTTCGCGACGCGCGACATTATCTTACATGCTTATCGAACTGCGGTCGCAGAACGATACCGCTTCTTCAGCTTTGGAGATGCGATGCTCATCACGAGGAAGGAAGTAACAAAATGA
- the ruvB gene encoding Holliday junction branch migration DNA helicase RuvB: MDERLLSQSHQQYEDSEEWSLRPQRFEQYIGQEKAKGNLSVFIQAAKLRSETLDHVLLYGPPGLGKTTLAQIIANEMGVGIKTTAGPAIERPGDLAAILSTLEPGDVLFIDEIHRLSRTIEEILYPAMEDYCLDIVYGQGEMARSVRIDLPPFTLVGATTRAGMLSAPLRDRFGVTLKLEYYEPHELAAIVSRTAQLFRLSISPEASGAIAKRSRGTPRIANRLLRRVRDFAQVAGTKEIDPVLASDALDRLHVDALGLDEVDHRLLRSMVERFGGGPVGLETLAATIGEDAQTIEDVYEPYLLQQGFLQRTPRGRMITQFAKSHFGYVEEEE; the protein is encoded by the coding sequence ATGGACGAACGATTGTTGTCACAATCTCATCAGCAATATGAAGACTCTGAAGAGTGGAGCTTACGTCCGCAGCGCTTCGAGCAATATATCGGGCAAGAAAAAGCGAAAGGCAATTTGTCGGTCTTCATTCAGGCCGCCAAACTTCGCAGTGAGACGCTCGACCACGTATTGTTATACGGACCACCTGGACTTGGAAAGACGACACTTGCCCAAATCATCGCCAACGAGATGGGTGTCGGGATCAAGACGACCGCTGGCCCTGCGATTGAACGACCAGGTGATTTGGCGGCAATCCTCTCGACACTTGAACCGGGAGACGTCTTATTCATCGACGAAATTCACCGGTTGAGCCGGACAATCGAAGAGATTCTCTATCCAGCGATGGAGGACTACTGTCTCGACATCGTCTACGGACAAGGCGAGATGGCACGAAGTGTGCGCATCGACCTGCCACCGTTCACGCTTGTCGGAGCGACGACAAGGGCCGGAATGTTGTCGGCACCACTTCGTGACCGTTTCGGCGTCACACTGAAGCTTGAATATTATGAACCGCATGAATTAGCGGCCATTGTCAGTCGGACGGCACAGTTGTTCCGTCTCTCGATTTCACCTGAGGCGAGCGGAGCGATTGCGAAACGATCGCGCGGGACGCCACGAATCGCGAACCGGTTATTGCGACGTGTTCGTGACTTCGCACAAGTGGCTGGAACGAAAGAAATCGACCCCGTGCTCGCATCCGACGCGCTCGACCGTCTTCACGTCGATGCGCTCGGTCTCGATGAAGTCGATCACCGGTTACTTCGGTCCATGGTCGAACGGTTCGGAGGTGGACCGGTCGGACTCGAGACGCTCGCCGCTACGATCGGTGAGGATGCTCAGACGATTGAAGACGTCTATGAGCCCTATTTATTACAACAAGGATTCTTGCAGCGCACGCCGCGAGGACGCATGATTACACAGTTTGCCAAGTCGCATTTTGGTTATGTTGAGGAAGAGGAGTAA
- the ruvA gene encoding Holliday junction branch migration protein RuvA produces MIEFVKGPVAYVCAEYITLDVSGVGYKVHVPNPFFYREQDEHVIVFTHHYVREDQQTLYGFRSRRERELFNKLLSVSGIGPKGALAIVASGDIDALIDAIETENEKYLTKFPGVGKKTAKQMALDLKGKLSELAPDYVPNEGLFAQGASELDEACEALVALGYSEREIAKVRKALSGEILTTDAYIKRALQLLLK; encoded by the coding sequence GTGATTGAATTCGTAAAAGGACCCGTCGCCTATGTGTGTGCGGAATATATAACGTTAGATGTTTCGGGCGTCGGCTACAAAGTACATGTGCCTAACCCGTTTTTTTATCGTGAACAAGACGAACATGTAATCGTATTTACGCATCATTACGTGCGTGAAGACCAACAGACGCTATACGGTTTCCGGTCACGCCGGGAGCGGGAGCTCTTCAATAAGCTTCTTAGCGTCAGCGGGATTGGACCAAAAGGAGCGCTCGCCATCGTCGCATCTGGCGATATCGATGCGTTGATTGACGCAATTGAAACCGAGAATGAGAAGTATTTGACGAAGTTCCCGGGAGTCGGTAAGAAGACGGCTAAACAGATGGCCCTCGACCTAAAAGGGAAGCTATCCGAACTCGCACCGGATTATGTGCCGAACGAAGGATTGTTCGCACAAGGTGCATCAGAACTAGACGAGGCGTGTGAAGCGCTCGTCGCACTCGGATATTCTGAACGAGAGATTGCGAAAGTACGCAAAGCATTGAGCGGGGAAATCTTGACGACCGACGCGTACATAAAACGCGCGCTACAGCTGTTATTGAAATAA
- the nadA gene encoding quinolinate synthase NadA, which yields MQLLGTLPPTYANLSVEEMETRIQAVKDRLGKRLFLPAHHYQKDEVVQFADATGDSLQLARLAEQMSEAEFIVFCGVHFMAETADMLTRDDQIVVLPDMRAGCSMADMADIDQTEIAWEELTERFGEGIIPITYVNSTAAIKAFVGRHGGATVTSSNAHEIVKWALEAGERILFLPDQHLGRNTAYDLGVPLEAMAVWDPLHEELVAEGELEQIRVILWKGHCSVHEKFTVSQIQTFREREPDHRIIVHPECTFDVVQAADEAGSTSYIIDKIDASAPGTKWAVGTEMNLVNRLAATYPHLDIVSLNPFMCPCLTMNRIDLQHLLWSLESLETDPVNVIRVDADTTELSKRALERMLAR from the coding sequence ATGCAACTACTCGGAACACTTCCACCGACGTACGCTAACCTTTCGGTGGAAGAAATGGAGACGCGGATTCAGGCAGTCAAAGACCGACTCGGGAAGCGACTGTTCTTGCCGGCACATCATTATCAAAAAGACGAAGTCGTCCAGTTCGCAGACGCGACAGGAGATTCGCTCCAGCTCGCGCGACTCGCGGAACAGATGAGCGAGGCGGAATTCATCGTCTTTTGTGGTGTCCATTTCATGGCAGAGACGGCTGATATGTTGACGCGGGACGACCAGATTGTCGTCTTGCCCGATATGCGTGCCGGTTGTTCGATGGCAGACATGGCCGATATCGATCAGACGGAGATTGCCTGGGAAGAACTGACGGAACGATTTGGAGAAGGAATCATACCGATTACATACGTCAATTCAACAGCGGCCATCAAAGCGTTCGTCGGTCGTCACGGTGGGGCGACCGTCACTTCGTCAAACGCCCATGAAATTGTCAAATGGGCACTTGAGGCCGGGGAACGAATTTTATTTCTTCCGGATCAACACCTTGGTCGGAACACGGCATATGACCTCGGGGTCCCGCTCGAGGCGATGGCCGTCTGGGACCCACTTCACGAAGAATTGGTTGCGGAAGGCGAGCTCGAACAAATTCGGGTCATCCTTTGGAAAGGACACTGTTCCGTCCATGAGAAGTTCACCGTCTCGCAAATTCAGACGTTTCGTGAACGCGAACCGGACCACCGCATCATCGTTCATCCGGAATGTACGTTTGACGTCGTTCAGGCAGCGGATGAGGCGGGATCGACATCGTATATCATCGACAAGATTGATGCGAGTGCGCCGGGGACGAAATGGGCGGTCGGAACGGAGATGAACCTCGTCAACCGCTTGGCGGCCACGTACCCACATCTTGATATCGTCTCATTGAACCCGTTCATGTGTCCGTGCCTCACGATGAATCGAATCGACTTGCAACATCTACTTTGGTCGCTTGAATCACTCGAGACCGATCCAGTGAATGTGATTCGTGTCGATGCTGACACGACAGAATTGTCGAAACGTGCGCTTGAACGGATGCTGGCACGGTAA
- the nadC gene encoding carboxylating nicotinate-nucleotide diphosphorylase has product MNTIYLREQLQNFLIEDIGFGDLSSALIDPDDESVATIVAKEEGIFCGKPIVQELATIQQFDVLFCQEDGHQIAIGDELIVLKGKTRVLLETERVLLNVIQHVSGVATMTRQCVDSLNDESIHVTDTRKTTPGLRMLEKYAVRVGGGYNHRLRLDDAVMIKDNHIVALGGVTEAIHAARAKVGHTTPIEVEVETFTQLLEAIPAKPDIVMLDNRTPDELREWVRHIPRHIKTEVSGGITLDSIAAYKGIRIDVISLGQLTHSVRALDCSMNLQGGMKYATTRNTSTDVR; this is encoded by the coding sequence ATGAACACGATTTATCTACGCGAACAGCTGCAGAACTTTTTGATTGAAGACATCGGATTTGGCGATTTATCGAGTGCGTTGATTGACCCGGATGATGAATCGGTCGCAACAATCGTTGCGAAAGAAGAAGGGATCTTTTGCGGAAAACCAATCGTTCAAGAACTTGCTACGATTCAGCAGTTTGATGTCTTGTTCTGCCAAGAAGACGGTCATCAAATCGCGATCGGCGACGAACTGATCGTCTTGAAAGGAAAGACACGTGTCCTTTTAGAGACGGAGCGCGTCCTATTGAATGTGATTCAACACGTGAGTGGTGTTGCGACCATGACACGTCAGTGCGTTGATTCTCTCAATGACGAATCGATTCACGTTACCGATACACGGAAGACGACCCCGGGCCTTCGTATGCTTGAGAAGTATGCGGTTCGTGTCGGCGGCGGCTATAACCATCGACTCCGACTCGACGATGCCGTCATGATCAAAGACAACCATATCGTCGCACTCGGTGGTGTGACAGAGGCCATTCATGCCGCACGCGCTAAAGTGGGGCATACGACCCCGATTGAAGTCGAGGTCGAGACGTTCACACAGCTCTTAGAGGCGATTCCGGCGAAACCAGATATTGTGATGCTTGATAATCGTACACCGGATGAATTGAGAGAATGGGTCCGGCATATCCCACGTCATATCAAAACCGAAGTGTCCGGGGGCATCACGCTCGATTCGATTGCCGCATACAAAGGAATTCGCATCGATGTGATCTCCCTCGGGCAATTGACCCATTCAGTGCGCGCGCTTGACTGTAGTATGAATTTACAAGGAGGAATGAAATATGCAACTACTCGGAACACTTCCACCGACGTACGCTAA
- a CDS encoding L-aspartate oxidase: MSLHKERTDILIIGTGLAAVTTALHVPGSLSVLLVSKGGVTESNSDLAQGGIASSYLEETSEAHKEDTMFASNMTSCSARVDILVEEGRQSIEEMERFGVRFDLEEGEYALGREGAHRAHRIFHAGGDETGRHVMRQLRQSLSDNVKMLEHVLVHDLVMKEGRVVGAMAFHKEEVLHIEAGAVVLATGGIGGLIDWTSNAHTVTGDGLVLANRCGAKLTHLQRIQFHPTLLATDEPHLVTEALRGAGATLVDKEGNHVMAHHPLGSLAPRDEVAWVLTEQAGPVYLDTTTVKRLRDRFPKLALTCDKLGIDRHRIPVRPGLHFHMGGIEVDDMGRTGVDGLYAVGEVADTGVHGTNRLASNSLLECWVFGKRVARALQLHDSSFTSSETMAYDIKPDDFRTLRHQIGKWLTISPSLEEMKCFLQNTQSLTLTKHVTRQLSEQTLQLDAARLLAQSILEMERYDEHDLSTRTAAELFD, encoded by the coding sequence GTGTCTTTACACAAAGAGAGAACTGACATTTTGATTATTGGTACTGGACTTGCCGCCGTCACAACGGCCTTGCATGTGCCGGGTTCTTTATCTGTTCTCCTCGTTTCAAAAGGCGGGGTGACGGAGAGTAACTCAGATTTGGCACAAGGAGGAATTGCGAGTTCGTATCTTGAGGAGACGAGTGAGGCACATAAAGAAGACACGATGTTCGCTTCAAACATGACATCGTGCTCAGCACGAGTAGACATTCTCGTCGAAGAAGGTCGTCAATCGATTGAAGAGATGGAGCGATTTGGTGTCCGATTTGATCTTGAAGAGGGCGAGTATGCCCTCGGACGAGAAGGCGCACATCGAGCGCATCGAATTTTTCATGCCGGTGGCGACGAGACGGGTCGTCATGTCATGCGACAATTACGTCAGTCGTTGTCAGACAACGTGAAAATGCTCGAACACGTCCTCGTACATGACCTGGTGATGAAAGAAGGACGAGTCGTCGGTGCGATGGCGTTTCATAAAGAAGAAGTCCTACATATTGAAGCCGGTGCTGTCGTGTTGGCGACAGGTGGCATTGGTGGACTGATCGATTGGACTTCAAACGCGCATACCGTGACCGGCGATGGTCTCGTTCTGGCAAATCGATGTGGTGCTAAGCTGACACACTTACAGCGGATTCAATTTCACCCCACATTACTGGCGACTGATGAGCCTCACCTCGTAACCGAGGCGCTCCGAGGAGCCGGGGCGACGCTCGTTGATAAGGAAGGAAACCATGTGATGGCGCATCATCCGCTTGGCAGTCTCGCTCCTCGAGATGAGGTGGCTTGGGTCCTGACTGAACAAGCGGGACCTGTTTATCTAGATACGACGACAGTGAAACGACTACGGGACCGCTTCCCGAAACTCGCTTTGACATGCGACAAGCTTGGGATTGATCGTCACCGGATTCCGGTACGTCCAGGTCTTCATTTTCATATGGGTGGAATCGAAGTGGATGACATGGGAAGAACCGGCGTTGATGGATTATACGCAGTCGGTGAAGTCGCGGATACAGGAGTCCATGGGACGAATCGGTTGGCTTCGAACTCGCTTCTTGAATGTTGGGTGTTCGGGAAACGGGTCGCGCGAGCGCTTCAGCTACATGACTCATCCTTTACGTCAAGTGAGACGATGGCTTACGACATCAAACCGGATGACTTCCGAACGTTACGTCATCAAATCGGTAAATGGTTGACAATCTCACCAAGTCTTGAAGAAATGAAATGTTTCTTACAAAATACCCAATCATTGACCTTGACGAAACACGTGACAAGACAATTAAGTGAACAAACTTTACAACTCGATGCAGCGCGTCTCCTCGCGCAAAGCATCCTTGAAATGGAGAGGTATGATGAACACGATTTATCTACGCGAACAGCTGCAGAACTTTTTGATTGA
- a CDS encoding cysteine desulfurase family protein, which produces MNRYFDYAATHPMTHAALDHYVAMAQNVYGNPSSLHTQGYMAEDYLTEARRLFKQALGIDVLRGKLLFTGSGSESNYIALTSLRKRMKGKEVITSWHEHDSVSLPLEEWEREGVIVHRLKLKDGKFDLDQFTHLLDRDIGLVTLQHVNSDTGWVLPLHHIQCLLKYRKILFHVDGVQALGKIPISVEGIDAYSFSAHKVGGPKGVGALYMERLIPPPYYPGHHQYGIRPGTIDVPGISSFVKALGERQEQLTRFQRNFMAFRAILKEKTSRYVNWLEFDEQSPAIFSFVSHQRDGQWWMTELDDLGFQVSAGSACRAGQNGPNRMLEALGYETSACHGLVRISFGAQTTVEDTSALADAIVTLARRVEHHEQTFSRRRTPSHFTSAD; this is translated from the coding sequence ATGAACCGCTACTTCGACTACGCCGCTACACATCCAATGACACATGCTGCATTAGACCATTACGTGGCTATGGCCCAAAACGTTTATGGGAACCCATCATCACTCCACACACAAGGATATATGGCTGAAGATTATTTAACTGAGGCACGACGTCTATTCAAACAAGCGCTCGGAATTGACGTCTTACGCGGAAAATTATTGTTTACCGGAAGTGGATCTGAGAGTAACTACATCGCGCTCACAAGTTTACGGAAACGTATGAAAGGCAAAGAAGTGATTACGTCTTGGCATGAACATGATTCGGTCTCCCTTCCACTTGAAGAATGGGAACGGGAAGGTGTGATTGTACATCGTTTGAAGTTAAAAGATGGAAAGTTTGATTTGGATCAGTTTACGCACCTACTTGACCGTGACATCGGACTCGTCACGCTCCAACACGTCAATTCCGACACAGGATGGGTGTTACCGCTTCATCACATTCAATGTTTACTGAAGTACAGAAAAATCCTCTTCCATGTGGATGGGGTGCAGGCACTCGGGAAAATCCCAATCTCTGTCGAAGGCATCGACGCCTACTCGTTCAGCGCCCATAAGGTCGGGGGACCAAAAGGCGTGGGGGCGCTTTATATGGAACGATTGATTCCACCGCCATACTATCCAGGTCATCATCAATATGGGATTCGTCCCGGTACGATTGACGTACCCGGAATCAGCTCTTTCGTGAAAGCACTCGGGGAACGACAGGAGCAATTGACGCGTTTTCAGAGAAATTTCATGGCGTTTCGTGCTATCTTGAAAGAGAAGACTTCAAGATATGTCAATTGGCTCGAGTTTGACGAACAAAGTCCCGCTATCTTTTCCTTCGTGTCGCATCAACGCGATGGGCAATGGTGGATGACTGAGCTCGATGATCTCGGGTTCCAAGTATCGGCCGGTTCGGCATGTCGTGCCGGCCAGAATGGACCGAACCGCATGCTCGAAGCACTCGGGTATGAAACGAGTGCCTGCCATGGACTCGTCCGTATTTCCTTCGGCGCACAAACGACCGTCGAAGACACATCGGCCCTCGCCGATGCCATCGTCACTTTAGCAAGGAGAGTCGAACATCATGAACAAACGTTTAGCCGGCGAAGAACGCCGTCGCACTTTACTTCAGCTGATTGA
- a CDS encoding transcription repressor NadR: MNKRLAGEERRRTLLQLIESSAEPITGSELARHVSVSRQVIVQDLSLLKAKGHQIIATARGYVYLHGDLTPSTYSKKVACRHTANEMEAEMNAIVDEGVTIKDVVIDHPVYGSITGQLMVKSRRDVRAFLERVKTHGASPLSQLTGGLHIHTLEADHKEAIDAAVKELDRLSILVSELD, encoded by the coding sequence ATGAACAAACGTTTAGCCGGCGAAGAACGCCGTCGCACTTTACTTCAGCTGATTGAATCGAGCGCTGAACCAATCACAGGATCTGAACTCGCAAGGCACGTATCTGTCAGTCGTCAAGTCATCGTCCAAGACTTGTCGCTCTTAAAAGCGAAAGGTCATCAAATCATCGCCACAGCCCGTGGTTATGTCTATTTGCACGGGGACCTTACTCCGTCTACTTATTCGAAAAAGGTAGCTTGTCGTCACACTGCAAACGAGATGGAGGCAGAAATGAACGCCATCGTTGATGAAGGAGTCACGATCAAAGACGTCGTCATCGATCACCCAGTTTACGGTTCTATCACCGGTCAACTTATGGTGAAGAGTCGACGCGACGTTCGCGCATTTCTCGAACGTGTCAAAACACATGGGGCCTCCCCGCTCTCACAACTGACCGGGGGCTTACACATCCATACGCTCGAAGCAGATCATAAAGAGGCAATCGATGCTGCGGTGAAAGAACTGGACCGCCTTAGCATCCTCGTATCCGAATTAGATTGA
- a CDS encoding DedA family protein, with translation MNVLEHLLAACGVFSIPIGILIQFIPNELVLAYGGFLVESHDAPFFLMFLLAWFSFTLSQIALYWIGRYGGRPVALKLYRYFRIRSDKQLRAERWFEKYGAWIVCLSLFWRQLFAVSAGVMRLSFRKFLTVTTLIFAAWSFVFIHVGMMLGNNWRMIGHFMDNVLPFLAFGIGTTLVIRHFRHQPKRLKESA, from the coding sequence ATGAACGTTCTCGAGCATTTGCTTGCCGCATGCGGTGTCTTCAGCATCCCCATCGGTATCTTGATTCAATTCATCCCGAACGAACTCGTCCTCGCATACGGCGGCTTTCTCGTTGAATCACATGATGCGCCTTTCTTTCTTATGTTCCTACTGGCGTGGTTTTCATTCACGCTCAGTCAAATCGCTCTTTATTGGATTGGTCGGTACGGCGGTCGTCCCGTCGCCTTAAAACTGTATCGCTATTTTCGAATTCGGTCGGACAAGCAACTTCGGGCCGAACGATGGTTTGAGAAGTACGGGGCTTGGATCGTCTGTCTCAGTCTCTTTTGGCGACAGTTGTTCGCAGTGAGTGCCGGTGTGATGCGTCTGTCATTCCGTAAATTCTTGACAGTGACGACATTGATTTTTGCGGCCTGGTCCTTCGTGTTTATTCATGTAGGGATGATGCTCGGCAATAACTGGCGGATGATCGGGCACTTCATGGACAATGTTCTCCCATTCCTAGCATTTGGAATCGGCACGACCCTCGTCATTCGTCATTTTCGCCACCAACCAAAGCGTTTGAAAGAATCCGCCTAA
- a CDS encoding NUDIX domain-containing protein encodes MFHRRKTYTIRPERLQEFTDFFHTYIYPIQASHGARLVGRWVTEDKSEVMALWEYRDREHYEQVERDYRGSALRREAMKKRARLGKDLYIKSSEEFMMPTGHYTPPRTIVSVTAHITNEAGEVLLVKNMHRNDSFEMPGGQVEEHESLVDAIHREVREETGAEIEVEGITGIYQNVSSRVLCVTFRAKYVSGELRSQAGETQEVGFYPIDAGNVGDYIKREHFQMRFLDAIDPIYMPYAIYKVRPYELIERIERQSV; translated from the coding sequence ATGTTCCATCGTCGCAAAACGTATACGATTCGACCTGAACGCCTGCAAGAATTCACCGACTTTTTTCATACATACATCTACCCGATCCAAGCGTCCCATGGCGCTCGTCTTGTCGGACGCTGGGTGACGGAAGACAAATCTGAGGTCATGGCCTTATGGGAATACCGGGACCGTGAACATTATGAGCAAGTCGAACGGGATTACCGAGGCAGTGCGTTACGGCGAGAAGCGATGAAAAAACGAGCCCGTCTCGGAAAAGACTTGTATATCAAATCGAGCGAAGAGTTCATGATGCCGACGGGACACTATACGCCACCTCGTACTATCGTCTCTGTGACGGCCCATATCACGAACGAAGCGGGCGAGGTCCTACTCGTCAAAAACATGCATCGGAACGACTCGTTCGAAATGCCGGGTGGACAGGTCGAAGAACATGAGTCACTCGTTGACGCCATCCATCGCGAAGTGCGAGAAGAGACTGGTGCAGAAATAGAAGTGGAAGGCATCACCGGGATTTATCAAAACGTCTCATCCCGCGTCCTCTGTGTCACCTTCCGCGCGAAATACGTATCAGGTGAGCTCAGGTCGCAAGCAGGCGAGACGCAAGAAGTCGGGTTCTATCCGATTGATGCGGGTAACGTCGGCGACTATATCAAGCGGGAACATTTCCAAATGCGCTTCCTTGATGCAATCGACCCGATTTATATGCCGTACGCGATTTATAAAGTACGTCCATATGAATTGATTGAACGGATCGAACGCCAGTCGGTATAA
- a CDS encoding hemolysin family protein, translating into MDPVPSSSLILYAVLILLSAFFSSSETALSSVNRVRMIRMSEDGDKRAKRVLSLVDNFDDTLSTILVGNNIVNIGSATVSTTIATTIFTGGTGLLVATFVTTILILIFGEILPKSLAKEFAEKYSLAISGILVFLVKILKPVTVVFTGLKNVTLRLIGMKDKEPSVTEEELKVLVDMGEEEGVLGETEAELVHSAFAFNDISVDDVLTPRIDILAVDIDDTLDEIKDTIFSGGHSRLPVYKDSIDNVIGVLSERDFLRSMMRDEVTDVRSLIRPVTFVSPQTKLIELLPILQQKQSHMAVVLDEFGGTAGLITLEDMLEELVGDIWDEHDESVVYLRRLREGVYECMADMDVDEFAEEMGIKDPDIDSNTMGGWFVELLGDIPEKGAQVMYEDMTFTVLHVEKRRVRKLLVETGQSKQEDMQEA; encoded by the coding sequence GTGGACCCTGTGCCCTCGTCAAGTTTAATTCTATATGCAGTTTTGATTCTATTGTCAGCGTTCTTCTCGTCATCTGAGACCGCCTTATCGAGTGTGAACCGAGTGCGGATGATTCGGATGTCAGAGGATGGGGATAAACGTGCCAAGCGCGTCCTCAGCCTTGTCGACAATTTCGATGATACGCTCTCGACAATCCTCGTCGGGAACAACATCGTCAACATCGGTTCGGCGACGGTCTCGACTACGATTGCGACTACGATCTTTACCGGAGGGACGGGACTCCTTGTTGCGACATTCGTAACGACGATTCTCATCTTGATTTTTGGTGAGATTTTACCGAAGTCTCTCGCGAAAGAATTCGCAGAGAAGTACTCGCTCGCAATCAGCGGGATTCTTGTCTTTCTTGTCAAAATCCTCAAACCGGTCACTGTTGTGTTCACAGGTCTCAAAAATGTGACATTACGTCTCATCGGGATGAAAGATAAAGAGCCATCAGTCACAGAAGAAGAGTTGAAAGTGCTCGTCGATATGGGTGAAGAAGAAGGTGTTCTCGGCGAGACGGAAGCTGAGCTTGTGCACAGCGCATTTGCCTTTAACGACATTTCCGTGGATGACGTCCTGACACCACGTATTGATATTTTGGCCGTCGACATCGATGATACGCTCGATGAAATCAAAGATACGATTTTCAGTGGTGGTCATTCACGGTTACCGGTCTATAAAGACTCGATTGACAACGTCATCGGTGTCTTGTCGGAGCGAGACTTCTTGCGTTCGATGATGAGAGATGAAGTGACCGATGTCCGTTCGCTCATTCGACCGGTCACGTTCGTGTCACCGCAGACAAAACTGATTGAACTGCTTCCGATTCTCCAACAGAAACAGTCTCACATGGCTGTCGTCCTCGATGAATTCGGGGGGACAGCAGGTTTGATCACTCTAGAAGACATGCTCGAGGAACTTGTCGGTGATATTTGGGATGAGCACGACGAATCCGTCGTCTATCTCAGACGTCTCCGTGAAGGTGTGTATGAGTGTATGGCCGATATGGATGTTGATGAGTTCGCAGAAGAGATGGGAATCAAAGACCCAGACATCGATTCAAACACGATGGGTGGATGGTTCGTTGAATTGCTCGGTGACATCCCGGAGAAAGGTGCGCAAGTCATGTATGAAGACATGACGTTCACCGTCCTCCACGTGGAAAAACGTCGCGTCCGTAAGCTATTAGTGGAGACCGGCCAATCGAAGCAAGAAGACATGCAAGAAGCATAA